From one Physeter macrocephalus isolate SW-GA chromosome 18, ASM283717v5, whole genome shotgun sequence genomic stretch:
- the PEX39 gene encoding uncharacterized protein C6orf226 homolog: MEPSGSQRGIGAAPAPADSASASVTLAQLLQLVQQGRELPGLERRHVVATLGEPTASRLPRRPKPWEASGSADAPAPPSQTRGHRPDDPSYGQRTLLEEPGSEEAATAPS; encoded by the coding sequence ATGGAGCCCTCCGGCAGTCAGAGGGGGATTGGCGCGGCTCCTGCACCCGCGGACTCAGCCTCGGCCTCGGTGACCCTGGCGCAGCTTCTGCAGCTGGTCCAGCAGGGCCGGGAGCTCCCCGGCCTGGAGAGGCGCCACGTCGTGGCGACCCTCGGCGAACCCACGGCGTCCCGGCTCCCGCGGAGGCCCAAGCCTTGGGAGGCCTCGGGCTCCGCCGACGCCCCCGCGCCGCCCTCCCAGACCCGGGGCCACAGGCCCGACGACCCTTCCTATGGGCAGAGGACCCTTCTGGAAGAACCTGGCTCCGAGGAGGCTGCGACAGCGCCTTCGTAG